From Acidobacteriota bacterium, the proteins below share one genomic window:
- a CDS encoding metalloregulator ArsR/SmtB family transcription factor, with protein MAEQLKVTPISPHLHSRDERQLTKVFKALSDATRQEILRLLESQQRTVGEIVGNFNLSQPTISRHLSVLKEADLVVDQRQGQNVIYRLNDDALETSMREFFGQFRSCQEALR; from the coding sequence GCTCAAAGTCACCCCAATTTCCCCTCACCTTCACAGCCGCGACGAGCGTCAGCTGACCAAGGTCTTCAAGGCCCTGTCCGACGCGACCCGCCAGGAGATCCTTCGCCTCCTCGAGTCGCAGCAGCGCACCGTCGGCGAGATCGTGGGCAACTTCAATCTTTCCCAGCCGACCATCTCGCGTCACCTGTCGGTTCTCAAGGAGGCCGATCTGGTGGTCGACCAGCGCCAGGGCCAGAACGTCATCTATCGCCTGAACGACGACGCCCTCGAGACCTCCATGCGCGAGTTCTTCGGCCAGTTCCGCAGCTGCCAAGAGGCGCTGCGCTAA